The following proteins are encoded in a genomic region of Terriglobales bacterium:
- a CDS encoding DUF1579 family protein: MKRSLATILITILFLSVAVFAQAPPQAPKPGPELKRFDYFVGTWATEADMKPSPYGPGGKFTGIDRTEWMPGNFFLLIHSDFNSPMGPGKELAVMGYKTDDKVYTYNAYNSMGEADHSTGTVEGDTWTWMSNDKIGGKEIKGRFTMKIVSPTSYTFKYEMASETGEWATLMEGKATKK; this comes from the coding sequence ATGAAACGAAGCCTGGCTACAATTCTCATTACGATTTTGTTTTTGTCTGTTGCGGTCTTCGCACAGGCCCCGCCACAAGCACCCAAACCCGGTCCCGAGCTCAAGCGGTTCGATTATTTTGTGGGCACTTGGGCCACCGAAGCTGATATGAAGCCAAGCCCTTATGGCCCGGGTGGTAAATTCACCGGCATCGACCGCACCGAATGGATGCCGGGTAATTTCTTCTTGCTCATACACTCTGATTTTAACAGCCCCATGGGACCGGGGAAGGAGCTCGCAGTAATGGGCTACAAAACCGATGACAAGGTTTACACCTACAATGCCTATAACAGCATGGGAGAAGCCGATCACTCCACGGGCACAGTCGAAGGCGATACCTGGACCTGGATGAGCAATGACAAGATAGGAGGCAAGGAAATAAAGGGCCGGTTCACTATGAAAATAGTCTCCCCAACTTCTTACACCTTCAAATACGAGATGGCGTCTGAAACTGGGGAATGGGCAACCCTCATGGAGGGCAAAGCCACCAAGAAATAG
- a CDS encoding OsmC family protein, which produces MERKAGAVWKGGLKDGKGILTTASGVLTATPYSFSTRFEDGKGTNPEELIAAAHAGCFSMALSAQLGNAGITAESISTEATLTLQKLESGFTITKVHLDVTAKIPGVDKAAFEKAAQDAKSGCPVSKVLKAEITMDAKLI; this is translated from the coding sequence ATGGAAAGAAAAGCAGGAGCAGTTTGGAAGGGCGGACTCAAGGACGGAAAAGGAATCCTGACCACCGCCAGCGGAGTATTGACGGCCACACCCTACTCGTTCAGCACGCGTTTTGAAGATGGAAAAGGGACCAACCCGGAAGAGCTGATCGCCGCGGCCCATGCCGGATGTTTTTCCATGGCCCTCTCCGCGCAGCTGGGCAATGCCGGCATCACCGCGGAGAGCATCAGCACCGAAGCCACGCTTACGCTGCAGAAGCTGGAATCAGGCTTTACCATCACCAAAGTTCATCTTGATGTCACGGCCAAAATCCCCGGCGTAGATAAAGCCGCCTTTGAGAAGGCCGCCCAGGACGCCAAGAGCGGATGCCCGGTTTCGAAAGTGTTGAAAGCGGAGATCACGATGGATGCGAAGCTGATTTAG